From the genome of Syntrophorhabdaceae bacterium:
TTTCCACAGTAAATATTGCACTACCTTCTATAGGCAGGTTTTTTTCCTTAGATGTAATGACGTTAAGCTGGATAGCCACTGCATATTTACTTAGCGCTGCCATATTTCTCGTCCCATTCGGCAAAATAGCAGACATATACGGAAGGAAAAAGATCTTTGTCCTGGGAACGGCAATCTTTACAGCCTCCTCTTTTATACTGGGGATATCAAATGGCCCGGTTATTCTTATTATCTTCAGGGTTTTTCAAGGTATAGGGGGTGCCATGATATTTGGAACAGGCATAGCCATACTGAGCTCTGTGTTTCCTTTAGGGGAAAGGGGAAAGGTTTTGGGGATAAATGTGGCTGCTGTTTATGTAGGTCTATCCGTAGGTCCTTTTCTGGGAGGGATATTGACGCAGCAGATAGGGTGGAGGAGTATATTTCTCTTTAACTGTCCCCTTGGTATCTTTATTATAATCCTTACACTAAAAAGGCTTAAGGGTGACTGGTCCGAGGGAAGAAAAGACTCTTTTGATATTATAGGCTCTTTAATCTACAGCATAATGCTTCTCTTCCTTATGTATGGTTTCTCAAAGCTGCCTTCAGTGAAAGGGATATGGCTTATCATAATAGGCATAGCAGGGCTTTCCGGCTTTGCCTGGTGGGAGACTAAGGTGAAACATCCTATAATTGACATGAGCCTATTCATGACAAACAGGGTTTTTACCTTGTCGAACTTAGCGGCATTATTGAATTACAGTGCTACTTTTGCCGTGGGATTTCTTCTTAGCTTATATCTCCAGTATATAAAAAAACTCTCACCACAGACAGCAGGGCTCATCCTGGTATCACAGCCTTTTGTGCAGGCAATCCTTTCACCCCTTGCAGGAAGGGCATCTGACAGGATTGAGCCAAGGATAGTGGCGTCTTTGGGTATGGCATGGACAGCAATAGGGCTAATACTTCTTGCATTTCTCACAGACACAACCGGTATCTTGTATACTGTCATTACCCTTATTATAATCGGAACAGGCTTTGCTCTTTTTGCTTCACCTAATACAAACGCTATAATGAGTTCTGTAGAAAGTAGATTCTATGGAGTGGCATCATCCATGCTTGCTACCATGAGGCTCCTTGGACAGCTTTTCAGCATGGGTGTTGCCATGCTTATATTTGCCATATATATGGGTGAGTTTGAGGCATCGGCGTCACAACACATACATCTCATGCGAAGCATAAAGACTGCCTTTATAATATTTGGTTTATTATGCATATTTGGTGTTTATATATCTCTTACAAGAGGCGATCTAAGGAAAAGGTAGGCTATGTTCTTTTATGGTTTTTTTGCCTTTTAAGAAGCACAACACTGAATATATAAAGGACAATGATGGTAATTGCAAGGATTTTATCTATGTTTGCTATACTTTTATAAAACTTTGTGGAGAAGACAAATTGTTCCTTTAAATGATGGGCAAAGATTATGAGTATAAACATACACAAGAATCTTATTATCCTTGCATATTCCTTCAATGTTATTCTTTGCATAGAGAAGCCGTCAAATATATTCGAAAAATTTTTGGCTGATTTAGGATCGGGAAATAACTGTGGTATTTCAAGACTGTAGTTAAAATACGATTCATTATAGATAGAACCAAGAAACTTCTCTTCCTTTCTTAATGTAAACCCATATGCCCAGAAAAACAAAAAGGGATAAAATAAAAGCAAGTATTGATTACCGCTTATTAGACAAAAACTGTTATCTATGAGAAAATTGGAAAGGTAGTATGGATGTCTTACCACGCTGTAGATCCCTGTTTTGCATAAAACAGTATTTCTAATCAAAACACCCTTTGTAATGAAATGAAGGAAGCAACCAAACAACAGCATGAGGGTTCCTAAGCTTATGCTTATGATATTGGTGTTATAAAAAAAACATGAGACTATACACATAATAAATACAAAGTCACGTAAATTGCTTCTGTTTATAAATGCGTTTCGTTTCATAACCTATTTATTAAACCCTTGCTGAATATAACAAAGACAAAAAAAAATTTCAAAATATTTTTGATTTTTCTCAAGATTTAAATAAATTATAACACGGGCTTCAAGGATGCGCCTTAAAGCAAAGGACCCCTAACCCCTTTTTTAAGCAAGCTTTGTTTGAAGATATTTAACATAAAAGATTATCCAACAGCAAAAAAGCTTTGTTTGACTTTTCTTCCTGTATATCATATTGTTAATTTCAATGATGACTCGTTGGATGGAAGACAAAATGGAGGGTAGATATGGCCAGTATAAATAAGGTTATTTTAATTGGTAGGTTAGGGGCAGACCCTGAGGTCCGTTCCACAGCAGACGGGACAACAGTAGCAAGTTTTCGTATAGCCACATCAGAGGCATGGAAGGACAAAAACGGAGTTAAACAGGAGAGGACAGAATGGCATAGCATAGTGGCATGGCGGAGATTGGCTGATTTTGCCAACAATTATCTTAGAAAAGGAATGCTTGTTTATATAGAAGGGAGGATCCAAAGCAGGGAATACGAGGCAAGAGATAATACAAAAAGAAGGGTCATAGAGATAATAGCTACAGATATTAAGCTTTTTCCCAAGACTATGACCGCCTCTGGTGGCGATAAAAGAACCCAGGACTATGAAAGTCCCTCTGCTGCCCATGATGACGTCTTTGTCCCTGAGATAGAAGAAGACGACGACGTGCCCATATAGGGGCCTTTGCAAAAGGTGCCTTTGATTTAAATAACAACTAATGTTTATAAGGGGTGAAACGTGGATTATAGAGATTTTGAAGGGGTAATAGGGCTTGAGGTGCACGCCCACCTTTTAACAGAAAGCAAACTTTTCTGCGGATGTTCCACCAAATTCGGTGCAGAGCCCAACAGCCATACCTGTCCTACATGTATGGGACTGCCTGGTGCCCTCCCTGTCCTTAATAAGAAGGTGGTTGATTTTGCCATAAGATTAGGTCTTGCCCTAAACTGCACCATAAACAAAAGGAGTATATTTGCCAGAAAGAATTATTATTACCCTGATCTTCCCAAGGGTTATCAGATTAGCCAATATGAAGAGCCTATATGCGAAAACGGTTATCTCGACATTTTTGTAGGAGATGAAAAAAAGAGGATAAGGATTAAAAGGATACACATGGAAGAGGACGCAGGTAAACTTGTCCATGAAACAACCATAGAATCCAGCACTTACAGCCTTGTGGATTATAACAGATCCAGCATCCCACTCCTTGAGATTGTCAGCGAACCGGACATAAGAACGCCTGAAGAGGCAGTCCAGTATCTTAAGATGCTCAGGGATTACCTCATATATCTCGAAATATGCGATGGAAATATGGAGGAAGGGAGTTTTAGGTGTGATGCCAATGTTTCCGTTCGCAGGATTGGTGATACTGCATTCGGGACAAGGACAGAATTGAAAAACCTCAACTCATTTAAATATATAGAAAAATCCCTCGATTATGAGATTAAAAGGCAGATAGAGCTTATTAAAAAGGGCGGAGAGGTTGTGCAGGAGACAAGACTCTATAATGTAGAAGAGGGTATTACCTATTCCATGAGAGGAAAGGAAGAGGCGCATGACTATAGGTATTTTCCTGAGCCAGACCTCTTACCATTGGTTATAGATGAAAAGTGGATAGAAGAGATAAAGCATGAGATGCCTGAGATGCCTGTTGAAAAGATGGAAAGATTTTTAAGAGAATACAACCTGCCCAAATATGACGTGGAGATACTTATATCTGATAAGGCTCTTTCAGAATATTTTGAAAGGACTGTTAAGCTATTCCCAGAGCCCAAGACGGTGAGCAACTGGATAATGACAGAGCTTTTGAGGGAACTAAAGGAGAGAAACCTCACTCCAAAAGAACCACCCATTTCTCCTGAGGATTTGGCTGAACTCTTATCCCTCATAAAGGAAGGGACCATAAGCATAAAGATGGGCAAGGAGATATTTCCAGAGATATGCACTAAAAAAATTAAACCGAGTAAACTTGTCCAGGATAAAGGGCTCATTCAGATATCCGATGAATCTGCCATAGCCGAGACCATAGAAAAGGTTATAGCAAGGTTCCCAAAAGAGGTCTCAGAGTTCAAGGCCGGCAAAGAGAAACTCTTAGGATTCTTTGTAGGTCAGGTTATGAAAGAGACAAAAGGCAAGGCAAATCCCAAGATGCTCAATGATTTACTAATCAAGAGGCTTAAGGCATGACAGAACATATATACTGGAAGGATGAATACCTATTTCTCCTTGATCAGAGGTTACTGCCTTTTAAAAAAATCTACGTAAGGTGTAAGACCATAAGGGATGTGGCAGAGGCAATAAAAAACATGACCATAAGAGGTGCGCCCCTTATCGGTATTGTGGCTGCCTATGGTATTGTCCTGGGCATAAAGGAAAGATTAAAGACAAAAGGCGTGGTAACTGAAAAGGATATGGAAAAATTAAATAGGTTCCTTATAAAGACAAGGCCTACGGCAGTAAACCTCTCATGGGCATTAAAGAGGATGCACAGGGCATATATTGCCAACAGGGATAACAAGTCTTTTGAAGAACTCATGCTCCAAGAGGCCATATCAATCCATGTAGAGGATATAGAGAATAACAGGATGCTCTCCCTTTTTGGCGCAGAGCTCATAGATGATGGAGATACTATCCTTACACATTGTAATGCCGGTGCCCTTGCCATGGGTGGCTATGGGACAGCCCTGGGTGTCATAAGGGCGGCCCATGAATCAGGGAAAAAGATTAAGGTCATAGCTACAGAGACAAGACCTTACTTGCAGGGAGCAAGGCTTACTGCATGGGAACTCTACCAGGAGGGCATAGCTGTAGAGATAGTGCCGGATAATCATGCAGGGATACTGTGTTTTAGGGGTTTGGTGAATAAAATCATAGTGGGGGCAGACAGGATAGCCTTGAACGGTGATACAGCAAACAAGGCAGGGACATATATGCTTGGCCTGTGCGCAAAGACACATGGTATACCATTTTTTGTGGCAGCCCCTATATCTACCTTTGATAGAGAAATAAAAGATGGCTCCCATATAGCGATAGAGGAAAGACATGGCAAAGAGGTAAAGACCTTCATGGGTATAAGCATCACCCATAAGGATATAAAGGCAAGATACTATGCCTTTGATATAACACCTCACAGATATATTACAAACATCATTACAGAAAAGGGTATAATAAAAAAACCGTTCAAAAAATATATACCCTATCTTTTTCAATAGCATGGAAGAGCTACCCATCATTACCCTCCTTACTGATTTTGGATTAAAAGATACCTATGTAGGACAGATGAAGGCCGTTATTTTCTCTATAAATCCCCGGGCAAAGATAATAGATATAACCCATGAGATAGAACCACAGGATATAAGGGAGGCAGCATTTCTAATAAAGGAGTATTATGGATTCTTTCCCCAAGGCAGCATCCATGTTGCCGTTGTTGACCCAGAGGTAGGTAGTTCAAGGAGACCCCTGGCAATAAAAAAAGAGGGACAGATTTTCATAGGTCCTGATAATGGCAT
Proteins encoded in this window:
- the gatB gene encoding Asp-tRNA(Asn)/Glu-tRNA(Gln) amidotransferase subunit GatB — protein: MDYRDFEGVIGLEVHAHLLTESKLFCGCSTKFGAEPNSHTCPTCMGLPGALPVLNKKVVDFAIRLGLALNCTINKRSIFARKNYYYPDLPKGYQISQYEEPICENGYLDIFVGDEKKRIRIKRIHMEEDAGKLVHETTIESSTYSLVDYNRSSIPLLEIVSEPDIRTPEEAVQYLKMLRDYLIYLEICDGNMEEGSFRCDANVSVRRIGDTAFGTRTELKNLNSFKYIEKSLDYEIKRQIELIKKGGEVVQETRLYNVEEGITYSMRGKEEAHDYRYFPEPDLLPLVIDEKWIEEIKHEMPEMPVEKMERFLREYNLPKYDVEILISDKALSEYFERTVKLFPEPKTVSNWIMTELLRELKERNLTPKEPPISPEDLAELLSLIKEGTISIKMGKEIFPEICTKKIKPSKLVQDKGLIQISDESAIAETIEKVIARFPKEVSEFKAGKEKLLGFFVGQVMKETKGKANPKMLNDLLIKRLKA
- the ssb gene encoding single-stranded DNA-binding protein; the protein is MASINKVILIGRLGADPEVRSTADGTTVASFRIATSEAWKDKNGVKQERTEWHSIVAWRRLADFANNYLRKGMLVYIEGRIQSREYEARDNTKRRVIEIIATDIKLFPKTMTASGGDKRTQDYESPSAAHDDVFVPEIEEDDDVPI
- a CDS encoding methyltransferase, producing the protein MKRNAFINRSNLRDFVFIMCIVSCFFYNTNIISISLGTLMLLFGCFLHFITKGVLIRNTVLCKTGIYSVVRHPYYLSNFLIDNSFCLISGNQYLLLFYPFLFFWAYGFTLRKEEKFLGSIYNESYFNYSLEIPQLFPDPKSAKNFSNIFDGFSMQRITLKEYARIIRFLCMFILIIFAHHLKEQFVFSTKFYKSIANIDKILAITIIVLYIFSVVLLKRQKNHKRT
- the mtnA gene encoding S-methyl-5-thioribose-1-phosphate isomerase produces the protein MTEHIYWKDEYLFLLDQRLLPFKKIYVRCKTIRDVAEAIKNMTIRGAPLIGIVAAYGIVLGIKERLKTKGVVTEKDMEKLNRFLIKTRPTAVNLSWALKRMHRAYIANRDNKSFEELMLQEAISIHVEDIENNRMLSLFGAELIDDGDTILTHCNAGALAMGGYGTALGVIRAAHESGKKIKVIATETRPYLQGARLTAWELYQEGIAVEIVPDNHAGILCFRGLVNKIIVGADRIALNGDTANKAGTYMLGLCAKTHGIPFFVAAPISTFDREIKDGSHIAIEERHGKEVKTFMGISITHKDIKARYYAFDITPHRYITNIITEKGIIKKPFKKYIPYLFQ
- a CDS encoding MFS transporter; translated protein: MTQYELDKTKRSALIVTTTSSFLTPLALSTVNIALPSIGRFFSLDVMTLSWIATAYLLSAAIFLVPFGKIADIYGRKKIFVLGTAIFTASSFILGISNGPVILIIFRVFQGIGGAMIFGTGIAILSSVFPLGERGKVLGINVAAVYVGLSVGPFLGGILTQQIGWRSIFLFNCPLGIFIIILTLKRLKGDWSEGRKDSFDIIGSLIYSIMLLFLMYGFSKLPSVKGIWLIIIGIAGLSGFAWWETKVKHPIIDMSLFMTNRVFTLSNLAALLNYSATFAVGFLLSLYLQYIKKLSPQTAGLILVSQPFVQAILSPLAGRASDRIEPRIVASLGMAWTAIGLILLAFLTDTTGILYTVITLIIIGTGFALFASPNTNAIMSSVESRFYGVASSMLATMRLLGQLFSMGVAMLIFAIYMGEFEASASQHIHLMRSIKTAFIIFGLLCIFGVYISLTRGDLRKR